Part of the Anaerolineae bacterium genome, TCAGGCGGAAGAGCAATATCAAGAAATGCAAAGCAGTTTCGCCCGCTGGGCCATCACCTATATTGTGCTGATGTTTTGCGCCGTTGGTTTTTCCATTGCCGCAGCCTTAGTTATTTCCAGAAGCATTTATATCCCCATTAAAAAGCTGCACAATGTCACCACCACCATTACCCAAAATGACTTGCAGGTGTTGGTGACCAGTGACAACGTTGATGAAATTACCGAGTTAGGCATGACGTTTAATGTGATGATTGGCAAAATCAGAGAATTATTAGAGGCCAAAGTTAAAGAACAAGAAAATCTAAAAAAATCCGAGTTCAGGGTATTGCAGGCGCAAATCAACCCCCATTTTCTTTACAACACCCTGGACACAATTGTCTGGATGGCCGAGTCCCAAAAAACCGACCAGGTTGTTGACCTGGTCAGCGCCCTATCCAGCTTCTTCAGAATCAGCCTCAGCAAAGGCAAGGATTGGATCACCATTCGAGAAGAAGTTGAGCATACCAGAAGTTACCTGGCTATTCAGAAGATGCGCTATAGGAATATTTTAGACTATAACATTGAATTGGATGAGAGCGTCTTGGATGGCACCATCTTAAAGCTGACCCTGCAACCGTTGGTCGAGAATGCTCTTTATCATGGCATTAAATACAAAAGGAGCGGCGGAACCATTACGGTACGGGTCAAACGAGAGAATGAAAACCTGGTTTTATTTGAAGTGGAAGACGACGGCGTTGGGTTTACGCCATACAAACTGGGCCAAATTCAGGCCAAAATGAATGATGACTCTGATGAAATCATCTTAAAGGAAAGCGGGTTTGGACTGGAAAACGTCAACAAACGCATCAAGTTATATTATGGTAAACAATATGGTCTTTCCATTGCCAGCCAATACCGGGAAGGCACCCGGGTCACCCTGGCCATTCCGCTCAAAGACAAAACCAATGGGAAATAATACAGGACTTACGTATGTCATAATGAAACAATCATTAATTATCCTATCTTTGATAGTCTTCACGATAACAGGGTGTAGCGCCCAATCTACCCCCGAACCAACCAAAGAACCAGACAATGGCAAAAAGACCTACGAAAGTTTGGTTGTTGGTTATGCTCAAATTGGCGACGAGAGCGAATGGCGCACGGCCAACACGGTCTCCATCAAAGAAGAAGCGGAAAGGCTGGGCGTGGAGTTGAGGTTCTCAGACGCCCAACAAAAACAGGAAAATCAAATCAAAGCCATTCGGGCTTTTATCGCCCAGCAGGTGGATGTGATTGGGGTTTCTCCGGTGGTAGAAACGGGCTGGGAGAGTGTTTTTCAGGAAGCCAAAGATGCGGGCATTCCCATCATCCTGGTTGACCGCCGTGCGGCTGTTCCCGAAGATCTCTATACCACATATATTGGCTCCGACTTTACCGAAGAAGGTAAAAATGCTGCCCGGGTAATGGTTGATCTTCTTGATGGCAAAGGCAGGATTGTAGAATTGGTAGGTACAGTAGACTCAGCCCCGGCTAATGATCGCTATAAGGGA contains:
- a CDS encoding sensor histidine kinase produces the protein MIRKALTLDYRHALTGIANSLKKNSKNKISPKYYLGKIVDVFAGINLSIRMKILLSFCIVLLMMSATNAILIIRVLEYNRQYDAMITNITTANSINGYIKPAIDKEMWNIVAGKKEFKEGKQYEIIDDVNAQLHWMIENTDSDKTKIKLEVILRTMETLTRYVDLMGAQIEQGSTVAENELVLENIRGVSDLVNDLVQEYMLFEVNQAEEQYQEMQSSFARWAITYIVLMFCAVGFSIAAALVISRSIYIPIKKLHNVTTTITQNDLQVLVTSDNVDEITELGMTFNVMIGKIRELLEAKVKEQENLKKSEFRVLQAQINPHFLYNTLDTIVWMAESQKTDQVVDLVSALSSFFRISLSKGKDWITIREEVEHTRSYLAIQKMRYRNILDYNIELDESVLDGTILKLTLQPLVENALYHGIKYKRSGGTITVRVKRENENLVLFEVEDDGVGFTPYKLGQIQAKMNDDSDEIILKESGFGLENVNKRIKLYYGKQYGLSIASQYREGTRVTLAIPLKDKTNGK
- a CDS encoding ABC transporter substrate-binding protein; this encodes MKQSLIILSLIVFTITGCSAQSTPEPTKEPDNGKKTYESLVVGYAQIGDESEWRTANTVSIKEEAERLGVELRFSDAQQKQENQIKAIRAFIAQQVDVIGVSPVVETGWESVFQEAKDAGIPIILVDRRAAVPEDLYTTYIGSDFTEEGKNAARVMVDLLDGKGRIVELVGTVDSAPANDRYKGFREVLKDYPEMKIIASESGDFTRAKGKEVMEAFLNKYGNDIDALYAHNDDMAIGAIQAIEEYGLKPGVDIKIVSIDAVGDAFRAMIEGKLNATVECNPLLGPEFFELVLKVVNDEPVPKWIPSEESIFFPDNAAEILPTRKY